Proteins from a genomic interval of Zingiber officinale cultivar Zhangliang chromosome 1B, Zo_v1.1, whole genome shotgun sequence:
- the LOC121983377 gene encoding prostaglandin reductase-3-like, translating to MRSRKMPGVIINMGSASGLYPMYADPIYSGTKGGVVLFTRALAPLKREGIRVNVLCPEFVQSEMAMMINRKVIDSVGGFLSMEEVVNGALELIKDESKAGACLWITKRRGMEYWPSKSEERKYLLNQYKSRRSQYTTSDIIVPDNFKKIIVHTLDHNFRSATRVVQTHLKLPIKPENALVKIIFAGVNASDVNFSSGRYFGGNNNETTARLPFDAGFEAVGIIAAVGDSVHLKVGTPVAFMTFGGYAEFSVIPAKHLLPVPRPDAEVVAMLTSGLTASIALEKAGQMEYGKAVLVTAAAGGTGQFAVQLAKLAGNKVVATCGGAEKASLLRSLGADRVIDYKKENIKDVLKKEYPKGIDIIYESVGGEMFNICLNALAVYGRFIVIGMISQYQGNNGWQPLKYPGLCEKLLAKSQTVAGFFLIHYAHLWQEHLDKLFDLYSTGKLKVAVDPKRFNGLDSVADAVEHLHSGKSFGKVVVCVDPQFSKTMAKL from the exons ATGAGGTCAAGAAAGATGCCTGGTGTTATAATAAACATGGGCTCAGCTTCGGGTCTTTATCCTATGTATGCAGATCCTATATATTCCGGCACAAAAG gTGGTGTGGTTCTTTTCACTAGAGCCCTTGCTCCACTGAAACGTGAGGGAATTCGAGTAAATGTGCTTTGCCCTGAG TTTGTTCAAAGTGAGATGGCAATGATGATCAACCGCAAAGTAATTGATTCTGTTGGTGGCTTTTTGTCAATGGAAGAAGTTGTTAATG GGGCACTTGAGCTTATTAAAGATGAGAGCAAAGCTGGTGCTTGTCTATGGATCACAAAACGTAGAGGCATGGAGTATTGGCCATCAAAATCAGAGGAAAGAAAGTACTTATTAAATCAGTACAAATCTCGAAGATCACAATATACAACTTCTGACATCATTGTACCagataattttaagaaaat AATTGTCCATACTCTTGATCACAATTTTCGATCTGCTACTAGAGTTGTCCAAACACATTTGAAGTTGCCTATAAAACCAGAGAATGCTCTTGTCAAAATCATTTTTGCTGGGGTGAATGCCAGTGAT GTGAACTTTAGCTCTGGACGATATTTTGGAGGAAACAATAATGAAACTACTGCACGCCTCCCATTTGATGCTGGTTTTGAG GCAGTTGGCATAATTGCTGCTGTTGGTGATTCAGTCCACCTGAAAGTGGGCACTCCTGTGGCATTCATGACCTTTGGAGGCTATGCTGAATTCTCAGTG ATACCTGCAAAACATTTACTTCCTGTGCCAAGACCAGATGCTGAAGTTGTTGCCATGCTAACATCAGGTTTAACTGCCTCAATTGCTTTAGAAAAG GCTGGACAAATGGAATATGGAAAGGCTGTGCTAGTCACAGCGGCAGCTGGAGGAACAGGACAGTTTGCAGTTCAG TTGGCAAAACTGGCTGGCAATAAAGTGGTTGCAACATGTGGAGGTGCAGAGAAAGCTTCGCTATTGAGGTCACTGGGAGCTGATCGTGTTATTGATTATAAGAAGGAGAACATAAAGGAT GTACTTAAGAAGGAATACCCTAAAGGCATTGATATAATCTATGAATCTGTTGGTGGAGAAATGTTCAACATATGTCTAAATGCTTTAGCAGTTTATGGGAGATTTATTGTCATTGGAATGATCTCGCAG TACCAAGGGAATAATGGGTGGCAACCTTTGAAGTATCCTGGACTTTGTGAGAAACTACTTGCCAAAAGTCAAACTGTG GCTGGGTTTTTTCTGATTCATTATGCTCACTTGTGGCAAGAACACCTGGACAAGCTTTTTGATCTATACTCTACAGGAAAGCTTAAG GTTGCTGTTGATCCTAAAAGATTCAACGGTCTTGACTCTGTAGCAGATGCAGTTGAACATTTACATTCTGGCAAAAGCTTTGGCAAG
- the LOC121983352 gene encoding uncharacterized protein LOC121983352 isoform X1, translated as MSVAGGLEWVVCLGCSRWAWKRLTYIGAYDSESWPPATAAELEPAPRAVRAVLAVYAPDGDVADPRFRIDPAGVVKRVAYDEIPDGRCPTYLIYADRQYREVVLAVRGLNLFRETDYQVLLDNHLGQQMFDGGFVHHGLLDAAKWLLNREADTLRQLLAELGPDSKLVFSGHSLGSGIASLMTVIAVNHREQFGGIARSQIRCYAIAPARCMSLNLAVKYADVINSIILQDDFLPRTPTPLEYIFGSIFCVCFLLNSLPCFLVLVCMRDTFVPEKRKLNDPRRLYAPGRIYHIVERKFCRCGRYPPQVRTAIPVDGRFEHIVLSCSTTADHAIVWIERELQKAVDLLKDSDPTRPPLQQAMSRKLSLEQEHKHALERAVTLNIPHAVASTGEESSEATGSGRESHRGVAPGDGSRSSGRAKWDELAASLFARNESGGLVLKNDLEAES; from the exons ATGTCGGTGGCCGGTGGGTTGGAGTGGGTGGTGTGCCTCGGCTGCTCCCGGTGGGCGTGGAAGCGGCTCACCTATATAGGCGCCTACGACAGCGAGTCGTGGCCGCCGGCGACGGCGGCCGAGCTGGAGCCCGCCCCGCGCGCCGTTCGAGCCGTCCTCGCCGTCTACGCGCCCGACGGCGACGTGGCTGACCCCCGCTTCCGCATCGACCCCGCCGGCGTCGTCAAGCGCGTCGCCTACGACGAGATCCCCGACGGCCGGTGCCCGACGTACCTGATCTACGCCGATCGCCAGTACCGGGAGGTGGTCCTCGCCGTCCGCGGCCTCAACCTCTTCCGAGAGACCGACTACCAGGTGCTCCTCGACAACCACCTCGGCCAGCAGATGTTCGACGGCGGCTTCGTCCACCACGGTCTCCTCGACGCCGCCAAATGGCTCCTGAACCGGGAGGCCGACACGCTCCGACAGCTTCTCGCCGAGCTCGGCCCCGACTCCAAGCTCGTGTTCTCCGGCCACTCGCTCGGCTCCGGCATCGCGTCGCTGATGACGGTGATCGCCGTCAACCACCGGGAGCAGTTCGGGGGCATTGCCAGGAGCCAAATCCGATGCTACGCCATCGCCCCCGCCCGGTGCATGTCCCTCAACCTCGCCGTCAAGTACGCCGACGTCATCAACTCCATCATTTTGCAG GATGATTTTCTACCAAGAACACCGACGCCATTGGAATATATCTTTGGATCTATCTTTTG TGTCTGTTTCCTTTTGAACAGTTTGCCATGCTTCTTAGTTTTGGTGTGCATGAGAGATACATTTGTTCCAGAGAAGAGAAAGCTCAATGATCCAAGGAGGCTTTATGCTCCTGGTCGAATTTACCATATCGTCGAGAGGAAATTTTGCAG ATGTGGAAGGTATCCTCCTCAGGTCAGGACTGCCATTCCTGTCGATGGAAGATTCGAACACATTGTTCTATCGTGTAGCACCACTGCGGACCACGCGATCGTGTGGATCGAACGGGAATTACAGAAGGCAGTAGAT TTACTGAAGGATTCGGATCCAACAAGGCCTCCACTGCAACAAGCAATGAGCAGGAAGCTGAGTCTTGAACAAGAGCACAAGCATGCCTTAGAAAGAGCAGTGACCTTGAACATTCCGCACGCCGTGGCCTCGACTGGGGAAGAGTCCAGTGAAGCCACCGGCAGTGGCCGTGAGAGTCACCGAGGCGTGGCTCCAGGCGATGGCTCGAGATCGAGTGGCAGAGCTAAGTGGGATGAGTTGGCAGCAAGCCTATTTGCGAGGAATGAGTCAGGGGGGCTTGTTTTGAAGAATGACTTGGAGGCGGAGAGCTAG
- the LOC121983352 gene encoding uncharacterized protein LOC121983352 isoform X2 — protein sequence MSVAGGLEWVVCLGCSRWAWKRLTYIGAYDSESWPPATAAELEPAPRAVRAVLAVYAPDGDVADPRFRIDPAGVVKRVAYDEIPDGRCPTYLIYADRQYREVVLAVRGLNLFRETDYQVLLDNHLGQQMFDGGFVHHGLLDAAKWLLNREADTLRQLLAELGPDSKLVFSGHSLGSGIASLMTVIAVNHREQFGGIARSQIRCYAIAPARCMSLNLAVKYADVINSIILQDDFLPRTPTPLEYIFGSIFCLPCFLVLVCMRDTFVPEKRKLNDPRRLYAPGRIYHIVERKFCRCGRYPPQVRTAIPVDGRFEHIVLSCSTTADHAIVWIERELQKAVDLLKDSDPTRPPLQQAMSRKLSLEQEHKHALERAVTLNIPHAVASTGEESSEATGSGRESHRGVAPGDGSRSSGRAKWDELAASLFARNESGGLVLKNDLEAES from the exons ATGTCGGTGGCCGGTGGGTTGGAGTGGGTGGTGTGCCTCGGCTGCTCCCGGTGGGCGTGGAAGCGGCTCACCTATATAGGCGCCTACGACAGCGAGTCGTGGCCGCCGGCGACGGCGGCCGAGCTGGAGCCCGCCCCGCGCGCCGTTCGAGCCGTCCTCGCCGTCTACGCGCCCGACGGCGACGTGGCTGACCCCCGCTTCCGCATCGACCCCGCCGGCGTCGTCAAGCGCGTCGCCTACGACGAGATCCCCGACGGCCGGTGCCCGACGTACCTGATCTACGCCGATCGCCAGTACCGGGAGGTGGTCCTCGCCGTCCGCGGCCTCAACCTCTTCCGAGAGACCGACTACCAGGTGCTCCTCGACAACCACCTCGGCCAGCAGATGTTCGACGGCGGCTTCGTCCACCACGGTCTCCTCGACGCCGCCAAATGGCTCCTGAACCGGGAGGCCGACACGCTCCGACAGCTTCTCGCCGAGCTCGGCCCCGACTCCAAGCTCGTGTTCTCCGGCCACTCGCTCGGCTCCGGCATCGCGTCGCTGATGACGGTGATCGCCGTCAACCACCGGGAGCAGTTCGGGGGCATTGCCAGGAGCCAAATCCGATGCTACGCCATCGCCCCCGCCCGGTGCATGTCCCTCAACCTCGCCGTCAAGTACGCCGACGTCATCAACTCCATCATTTTGCAG GATGATTTTCTACCAAGAACACCGACGCCATTGGAATATATCTTTGGATCTATCTTTTG TTTGCCATGCTTCTTAGTTTTGGTGTGCATGAGAGATACATTTGTTCCAGAGAAGAGAAAGCTCAATGATCCAAGGAGGCTTTATGCTCCTGGTCGAATTTACCATATCGTCGAGAGGAAATTTTGCAG ATGTGGAAGGTATCCTCCTCAGGTCAGGACTGCCATTCCTGTCGATGGAAGATTCGAACACATTGTTCTATCGTGTAGCACCACTGCGGACCACGCGATCGTGTGGATCGAACGGGAATTACAGAAGGCAGTAGAT TTACTGAAGGATTCGGATCCAACAAGGCCTCCACTGCAACAAGCAATGAGCAGGAAGCTGAGTCTTGAACAAGAGCACAAGCATGCCTTAGAAAGAGCAGTGACCTTGAACATTCCGCACGCCGTGGCCTCGACTGGGGAAGAGTCCAGTGAAGCCACCGGCAGTGGCCGTGAGAGTCACCGAGGCGTGGCTCCAGGCGATGGCTCGAGATCGAGTGGCAGAGCTAAGTGGGATGAGTTGGCAGCAAGCCTATTTGCGAGGAATGAGTCAGGGGGGCTTGTTTTGAAGAATGACTTGGAGGCGGAGAGCTAG